A stretch of the Duncaniella dubosii genome encodes the following:
- a CDS encoding site-specific integrase encodes MKKDKDNNTPKRRSTFAILFYINRTKVRKDGTCQLLCKVSIDAEWEQIGTKVSVNPDIWNPEKGRADGRSANAVTVNRAIDSLTAEINEHYEDIRRSLGFVTAELVKNAMKGIGRKPSTLLALFREHNEEFHKRVGVDRTKESYESYLNSYRHLSAFVTGKRDMDDVPLRALDRSFYDDFEVFLGADRGLKPKSVHEHLYRLKKMTMRAVSQGTLRRDPYARLHPPLPRRKSRHMRLDDLKLLMEKQIDAPNLQRVRDWFIFSTFTGLAYADLKQLTEDDISQTPDGTWWIHVNRQKTGSRSAIRLLDIPMRIMEKYRDERQDGKIFNLYSRTYLIKLTRQLGKEYGFCLTFHKARHNFGTHITLSMGVPIETVSRMMGHKSVTTTQIYAQVTDRKVDEDMKRLRMQASSAEITLIDESMDKEMAKRRKYKFRNKTGNGL; translated from the coding sequence ATGAAAAAGGATAAAGACAACAATACACCCAAACGGCGTAGCACATTCGCCATCCTCTTCTATATCAACCGGACAAAAGTCCGCAAGGACGGAACATGCCAGCTTCTGTGCAAGGTCAGCATAGACGCCGAATGGGAGCAGATAGGAACGAAAGTGTCTGTGAACCCGGATATCTGGAACCCCGAAAAAGGACGGGCGGACGGGCGCAGTGCCAATGCAGTCACCGTGAACCGCGCCATAGACTCGCTGACAGCTGAGATAAACGAACATTACGAGGATATAAGGCGCAGCCTTGGCTTCGTCACCGCCGAGCTTGTTAAGAACGCCATGAAGGGCATCGGGCGCAAGCCATCGACCCTTTTGGCTCTTTTCCGTGAACATAACGAGGAATTCCACAAGCGTGTGGGCGTAGACCGCACAAAGGAATCATACGAAAGCTATCTCAACTCATACCGTCATCTATCTGCATTCGTAACCGGGAAACGGGATATGGATGATGTGCCGCTCCGTGCGCTTGACAGGTCTTTTTATGACGATTTCGAGGTGTTTCTCGGCGCAGACCGTGGACTCAAGCCCAAATCGGTTCACGAACACCTGTACCGTCTGAAGAAGATGACGATGCGAGCAGTCAGCCAGGGCACGCTCCGCCGTGACCCATATGCGAGGCTCCATCCACCGTTGCCACGTCGCAAGAGCCGCCACATGAGGCTTGACGATCTGAAACTGCTTATGGAAAAACAGATAGATGCCCCAAATCTCCAAAGGGTGCGCGATTGGTTCATCTTCTCGACGTTCACAGGGCTGGCATACGCAGATCTTAAACAGTTGACTGAGGATGACATATCCCAGACTCCGGACGGTACGTGGTGGATACATGTAAACAGGCAAAAGACGGGCAGTCGCTCGGCGATACGCCTGCTTGACATCCCAATGCGAATAATGGAGAAATACAGGGACGAGCGGCAGGACGGTAAGATTTTCAATCTTTATAGCAGAACCTATTTGATAAAACTTACCCGGCAGCTCGGCAAGGAGTACGGTTTCTGCCTTACCTTCCACAAGGCGAGGCATAATTTCGGAACACATATCACTCTGTCGATGGGCGTTCCCATTGAGACAGTAAGCCGAATGATGGGACATAAGAGCGTTACCACGACACAGATATACGCCCAGGTGACTGACCGCAAGGTTGATGAGGACATGAAGCGTCTGCGTATGCAGGCATCAAGTGCTGAAATTACCCTTATTGACGAAAGCATGGATAAGGAAATGGCAAAGAGAAGGAAATATAAATTCAGGAACAAGACGGGAAACGGCCTGTGA
- a CDS encoding helix-turn-helix domain-containing protein: protein MLYNETVHKMFASLMERFDKMERAFERMNKLKDCLDGDTLLDNYDLCRLLGVTKRTLARYRQKKLIRYYMIDGRTYYKASEIQEFLQMKGKSLPAAVSH from the coding sequence ATGCTATATAATGAAACAGTGCATAAGATGTTTGCCTCGCTCATGGAACGCTTTGACAAGATGGAGCGGGCATTCGAGCGGATGAACAAGCTCAAGGATTGTCTGGACGGCGACACGCTGCTCGACAACTACGACCTGTGCCGGTTGCTCGGCGTCACCAAGCGCACCCTTGCGAGATACCGACAGAAGAAGCTTATCCGCTATTACATGATAGACGGGCGTACCTACTACAAGGCATCCGAGATACAGGAATTCCTACAGATGAAAGGGAAGTCGCTACCCGCCGCCGTGAGCCACTGA
- a CDS encoding helix-turn-helix domain-containing protein, translating to MEIISMDIRTFDALFSRIREIEEKSELLSRKNEDIGLKKWLDNEDVCNILGISKRTLQTYRDKGILPFSRIRNKLFYRPEDVERLLQSSYHPNTSQL from the coding sequence ATGGAAATAATAAGCATGGACATCAGAACCTTCGATGCCCTGTTTTCCAGAATCAGGGAAATCGAGGAAAAATCCGAACTGCTGAGCCGGAAGAATGAGGACATCGGCCTTAAGAAATGGCTCGACAACGAGGACGTGTGCAACATCCTCGGAATCTCAAAGCGCACCTTGCAGACCTACCGCGACAAAGGCATCCTGCCGTTCAGCCGTATCAGGAACAAGCTCTTCTACCGTCCGGAGGATGTAGAGAGACTATTACAGTCGTCGTATCACCCAAACACATCACAGCTATGA
- a CDS encoding helix-turn-helix domain-containing protein → MSHYFIDRQDPRVADLLRRLGNIGQALGQVESVARPMFKGDRFLTDEELSRLLKVSRRTLQEYRTARLIPYYIVQGKALYRESEIQSLLEKAHRKCVEEQKWL, encoded by the coding sequence ATGAGCCATTATTTTATCGACAGGCAGGATCCGCGTGTGGCGGACCTGTTGCGCCGCCTCGGAAACATCGGGCAGGCGCTCGGACAAGTTGAATCGGTCGCACGCCCCATGTTCAAGGGGGACAGGTTCCTCACTGACGAGGAGTTGTCGCGCCTGCTGAAAGTGAGCCGGCGCACCTTGCAGGAATACCGCACCGCTCGTCTTATCCCTTACTACATTGTACAGGGAAAGGCCCTGTACCGGGAATCCGAGATACAGAGCCTTCTTGAAAAGGCGCACCGTAAATGCGTGGAGGAACAGAAGTGGCTCTAA